Proteins found in one Muntiacus reevesi chromosome 2, mMunRee1.1, whole genome shotgun sequence genomic segment:
- the LOC136157481 gene encoding secretoglobin family 2B member 20-like produces MMKGALLVLALLVTRELTFKTSEAEACPVFYEGLSAVILGLPDKALNETLDAIDANEDEKAAVKKIRDCFTEAGPENRFNILKFKVSIIFSNDCIGYKLSSVVNALIGFVSSLLSLVG; encoded by the exons ATGATGAAGGGAGCACTGCTTGTGCTGGCCTTGCTGGTGACCAGAGAGCTGACCTTCAAGACGAGTGAGG CGGAAGCCTGCCCTGTGTTTTATGAAGGTCTTAGTGCTGTGATCCTTGGACTCCCAGATAAAGCATTGAATGAAACCTTGGATGCGATCGATGCTAATGAAGATGAAAAAGCAGCCGTTAAAAAAATCCGGGATTGCTTCACTGAAGCAGGCCCTGAGAACAGGTTTAATATCCTGAAATTTAAG GTGTCCATCATCTTCAGTAACGATTGCATCGGCTATAAATTGTCCTCGGTGGTGAATGCTCTTATAGGATTTGTTTCCAGTCTGCTCTCTCTGGTGGGATAA